A segment of the Fibrobacter succinogenes subsp. succinogenes S85 genome:
ACACTCGAGCGCGACATTGACCGTTTTGTCGCCGGCATCAAGCGCGTCGTCCGTCTGTTCGCCTAAATTCCGCCAGTTTTGCAGGATTCTCATGGGAATTGAAAAAGGCATTTTCAACCGCACATCGCTCCTTCTCGGAGACGATGTTATGGACTGTATCTACCAAAAACGCGTCATCATTTTTGGACTCGGCGGAGTCGGCAGTTGGTGTGCCGAAAGCCTGGTGCGTTCCGGCATCAAGGAACTCGTGCTCGTCGATTCTGACCGCGTGTGCGTCACCAACATAAACCGCCAGCTGATGGCCACCACCAAAACCGTGGGCCAAGTCAAAGTCGAAGTGCTTAAAAACCGCTTGTTAGAAATCAATCCGCACGCAAACGTCATCGCACTGCAGGACATCTACGAAGAAGCGAATACGGACAAGTTCCAGCTAGACACATTCGATTACATCATCGACGCTATCGACAGCCTCGAAAACAAGATGCAGTTGCTTTGGCACGCCACGCACACCAAGGCAACCGTATTCTCGTCGATGGGAGCCGCCCTCAAGATGAACCCCACAAAAATCAAGGTCGCCGAATTCTGGAAGGTTACAGGTTGCCCGCTCGCACGCGCACTTCGCGACAAGTTCAAGCGAAAAAAATTGTGGCTCAAGAAAAAAGTACTTTGCGTTTATAGCGACGAACTCTTGAAAAATCGCGGTCAAAATTCTTCTTGCGGAACCGACGCCTGCATGTGTCCTAAAGTCCGCCAAGAACGCAGTGAAGCGGAACTCAAGAACGCCGAACTTGTCGATCACGAATGGTGTAGCAGCAAGGCTCAAATCAACGGCACCATGGCACATGCCACGGCCATTTTCGGCTTTATGATTGCAGGTCTTGTGATGAACGACATTTATCAGAAAGCGCTAACGCAAGCTGAGTGATTTAACTTGCTCTTGACTTTTTTAACTTAATAAGTTAAATTAAAGTTAAAAGGAGAGAGCATGAGCATCGGCGGAATTACATTTAAGACCATCAACGGCAAGCGTTACGCTTACTATCAATGGACCGAAAACGGCAAGCAGCACAGTCGCCGTGTCAAGGATGATGAATTTGCGGAACTCGCTGCAAAAATTGCGACAGAAAAAGCGAAAAAGAATTCGTCAAGAAACATTCAGCAACTAGTGGTCGCCGAAAACACCGCTCCATATTCAGCAAAACCCGAATTCAAAACCGACATAAAAATTGGAGCACAGCTTACCCGTTTTTTCGAACCCGTCATGAAATGGAAAAAGCGTGAATGGTTCAGCGCGCTCCACGATTACATTTACGGAGAAAACAACGACCGAGTTCTCATCCTATACGGGCTACGTCGCACAGGCAAAACGACGCTCATCCGCCAACTTATTGGCGAAATGTCTGCCGACATGCAACAGAAAACGGCGTTTATTCAGCTGAGCTCTAGACATTCGCTCGCCGACGTCAACCACGACCTGAAACAATTAGAATTGCTTGGTTTTCGTTACGTATTCATTGACGAAGTGACATTGCTAAACGATTTCATCGAAGGTGCCGCATTATTCTCCGATATTTTCGCCGCCGGCGGGATGAAGGTGGTCCTATCGGGAACCGATTCCTTGGGATTCGTTTTTTCCGAAGACGAGCAACTTTATGACCGTTGCATTTTATTGCACACGACATTCATCCCCTATCGGGAATTTGAAAACGTTCTTGGAATTGCAGGCATTGATAAATTTATCGAATTCGGTGGAACGATGAGCATGGGCGGGAGCAACTACAACACAGACAAGTTTACTTTTGCCACACAAAAAAGCGCAAACGATTACGTGGATTCCGCCATTGCACGCAACATCCAACATTCCCTCAAATGCTACCAGCACGAAGGGCACTTCCGCGCATTGCAAGATCTATACAATGCTGGCGAATTAACGAGCGCCATCAATCGCATCGTCGAAGACGTCAACCACAGATTTACCATAGACGTACTGACTAAAAAATTCAAGTCAAGCGATTTGAGAATTTCAGCATCGAATTTGCGTCGCGACAGAAACAAGCCCACCGACATTCTCGACCGCATCGATATCAATGCTTTTACAAAACAACTAAAACATCTTTTGCTCATCAAGGACAAAGCAGAACAATCTGTAGAAATCAGCGAGCCACACCGCATAGAAATCAAGGAATATCTCGACTTACTCGATTTGACTTGCGGCATCGATATTGTCAACATGTCCAACCTGAACGAGCACCGTACACGTACAGTTCTTTCGCAACCAGGACTCCGTTACGCCCAAGCATCAGCACTCATCAAGAGCCTTTTGCTAGACGAGACGTTCAAACAAGTTCCGATTACTGAGCGTATGGCAATCGAGAAACGAATTCTCGATGAAATCCGTGGACGCATGATGGAAGAAATCGTACTCCTGGAAACCAAAATTGCAAAACCCACAAAGCAAGTTTTCCAATTACAGTTTGCCGTCGGAGAATTCGACATGGTGGTATTCGACCCACAAAATGCCTGTTCCGAAATTTACGAAATCAAGCACAGCGACAAAATTGCCAAAGAGCAATGTCGCCATTTGCTTGACCCCAAGAAATGTGCCGAGACGGAATTCCGCTACGGAAAAATCTTAAGCAAGAACGTCATCTACCGCGGAGCAAAAGACCGCTTTGGCGATATTAATTATTTGAATGTAGAAGAGTATCTGAAAGGGCTATAAAATTTACATATAATTATTTTCATTCCAGACGTTTTGCGGGATTAGCATAAAGAGTTTCGGACTTTCGTTCGTTTCTTTTGCAGAGAATTCCACAACACCATTGGTAAAAGCTTTTACCGTTTTTTCTGAGTAAAAATCAGGGTACTTCGAAATCCAAGAAGTCGAATCCCATTCAGAACACGTAAAGCAACTAAGAAATTCGCGGAGCTTGGCGACCGTTACAGGAGATTCCGTGTCTTCGCAGCGATATTCAGCCACGTCGCAATAAAGAACAATATACGGAGAATCCTTTTTGCAACTGTTTACAAGCAGCCGGCAATGTTCCGTAGCAGCGAAATCATCCCATTCTTCGCCCACCTCGTCCTTGAAAACGTCAACATCTTCCCACATAGGGCAATTACCGAGTGCGGCAACAATTCGCTCACTAAGGTCCTTACCTTGCACAACGCAAAACAGGGTTTTTGCTTTTAGAAATTCTTTGATAGTCATGAATCCTCTTTTTTTGAGACTATCAAGAATGTAGATTCAACGGACGACAATTAACGTCGTCCGACATACCAACAGAATTTAATTTGACAACAGCATCAAATCAAAATACATCATGCGAGTATGCAAAGATGCAGACGACTCTATATTCCGATACTGGCACTCCTGTTCTTCAGATGAAAACATGTACCGAAAGCCATTAGCCTCATAAAACGAAAGCGGAATTGGCAGATTGTACGCATCAACCACAAGATAACGACACCCGGTCTTGTTATCAGGATCTACAAACCACTGTTTGATATAGTCAAGCAGCTCACTTCCGACATGCTGTTTTTTAAAAGGAACACCTACGCCAAGTCGGCCAATCAACACAGCAGGATATATCAAATCCCGTTTTTCCCAAGGTAGATTTTTACCAATCTGTTTCTTTCGTGCATTGGGAAGATAGTTTGTAAAAATACTTGCATTAGATACAGTAAAAGCACAAACTACATCTTTTAAGGTAGATGAATCTACAAAAACATAAGTTTTGCCCATCAGTTGTTGGCTATACATGACAGCATCCTTAGAAAAGAACGAATCCAAGTCTTCGTTACCACAAGAAAAAGCATTACAACGATTTAAAACTGATGGAGTCAGAGCCGTGCGAATGCAATTAGATTCTAAAAAGGCCATTTTCCTTCGGCCCTCAGTTTAGCAATTCGTGCAGCATTGCGCATATCAAACCCACTCCACTCAGAATGTTGCCGAGTAAAGTCGATAGATCCGCGGTTACGTTCTGCCTCTTCCGCATTTTTCACGAAAGATTCCGCCACCGCATCCGTCAAAATTGGGATATTGCTAATTGCTAAGGCCATATTTGTTCTCCTAATATACATTTTACCGTTTCGATTTGCAATTCTAAATACCGCCGTTGCCGGAATCCAACTGAATACGAACGTGTTTTTTCTTGACTCATTTAGCCTCCTAGTTTTGAAAAAAAGAAAAAGCATCCGAAATTTTTCGGATGCCTGAGGCCTTTTCTAGGGTCATGCATTAATGTATCAATATTTGAATATAGCGACAAGTGCCGATTTGTAACTTTACTGTAAAATAAATTACAGCCCCAATCTGCGTCCTTGATGGTCATCTTTGTTGGCAATTTCTTCGAGCATGTTCTGCATAATCAGTTCTCGCGTGCGCAAGTCAGCGGGAACGTAGACAAGTTTACGGCGAACATTTTGGAAATCGCTGATAGACACGTTATCGCAAGCAAGAACTTCTCTTGGGCATTTATCCCCAAAAAACGATGTCCATGTTTTCGAAACCTGCTTAGAGTCCATATAGTCAAACGCTAGCTTCAGCTGAAAACGCCGGCGGATCGCCCAATCCAAAACGTTCTCGTAATTCGTGGCTGCAATAAGCATTCCGTT
Coding sequences within it:
- a CDS encoding tRNA threonylcarbamoyladenosine dehydratase, producing the protein MGIEKGIFNRTSLLLGDDVMDCIYQKRVIIFGLGGVGSWCAESLVRSGIKELVLVDSDRVCVTNINRQLMATTKTVGQVKVEVLKNRLLEINPHANVIALQDIYEEANTDKFQLDTFDYIIDAIDSLENKMQLLWHATHTKATVFSSMGAALKMNPTKIKVAEFWKVTGCPLARALRDKFKRKKLWLKKKVLCVYSDELLKNRGQNSSCGTDACMCPKVRQERSEAELKNAELVDHEWCSSKAQINGTMAHATAIFGFMIAGLVMNDIYQKALTQAE
- a CDS encoding AAA family ATPase; its protein translation is MSIGGITFKTINGKRYAYYQWTENGKQHSRRVKDDEFAELAAKIATEKAKKNSSRNIQQLVVAENTAPYSAKPEFKTDIKIGAQLTRFFEPVMKWKKREWFSALHDYIYGENNDRVLILYGLRRTGKTTLIRQLIGEMSADMQQKTAFIQLSSRHSLADVNHDLKQLELLGFRYVFIDEVTLLNDFIEGAALFSDIFAAGGMKVVLSGTDSLGFVFSEDEQLYDRCILLHTTFIPYREFENVLGIAGIDKFIEFGGTMSMGGSNYNTDKFTFATQKSANDYVDSAIARNIQHSLKCYQHEGHFRALQDLYNAGELTSAINRIVEDVNHRFTIDVLTKKFKSSDLRISASNLRRDRNKPTDILDRIDINAFTKQLKHLLLIKDKAEQSVEISEPHRIEIKEYLDLLDLTCGIDIVNMSNLNEHRTRTVLSQPGLRYAQASALIKSLLLDETFKQVPITERMAIEKRILDEIRGRMMEEIVLLETKIAKPTKQVFQLQFAVGEFDMVVFDPQNACSEIYEIKHSDKIAKEQCRHLLDPKKCAETEFRYGKILSKNVIYRGAKDRFGDINYLNVEEYLKGL
- a CDS encoding GNAT family N-acetyltransferase → MAFLESNCIRTALTPSVLNRCNAFSCGNEDLDSFFSKDAVMYSQQLMGKTYVFVDSSTLKDVVCAFTVSNASIFTNYLPNARKKQIGKNLPWEKRDLIYPAVLIGRLGVGVPFKKQHVGSELLDYIKQWFVDPDNKTGCRYLVVDAYNLPIPLSFYEANGFRYMFSSEEQECQYRNIESSASLHTRMMYFDLMLLSN